From a single Collibacillus ludicampi genomic region:
- a CDS encoding thymidine kinase, with product MYFVKQSGWIEVICGSMFSGKSEELIRRVNRARIAKQKVQVFKPSIDVRYHHSAVVSHNGTQEDAWAVDSAAVIMELVDPDTEVVAIDEVQFFDEQIIDVCNSLADRGLRVIVAGLDLDFRGKPFGPTPVLMAMAEYVDKLQAICVKCGNPANRTQRLINGHPAYASDPVILVGAAESYEARCRHCHEVPVRPAVHVSE from the coding sequence TTGTATTTTGTTAAACAATCGGGGTGGATTGAGGTCATTTGTGGCAGTATGTTTTCGGGTAAGAGCGAAGAACTGATTCGGCGGGTGAATCGGGCGCGTATCGCCAAACAGAAGGTTCAAGTGTTCAAGCCCTCGATCGATGTTCGCTATCATCATTCGGCAGTTGTGTCGCATAACGGAACACAGGAAGATGCATGGGCCGTTGATTCGGCAGCCGTGATCATGGAGTTGGTCGATCCGGATACGGAAGTGGTTGCGATCGATGAAGTGCAATTCTTCGATGAACAGATTATCGACGTATGCAATTCGCTGGCAGATCGCGGGCTTCGCGTCATCGTTGCGGGATTGGATCTCGATTTTCGCGGCAAACCGTTCGGGCCGACCCCAGTGTTAATGGCGATGGCTGAATATGTGGATAAATTGCAGGCCATCTGTGTTAAATGCGGCAATCCTGCTAACCGTACACAACGTCTGATCAATGGGCATCCGGCGTATGCGAGCGATCCCGTAATTCTGGTAGGCGCTGCAGAAAGTTATGAAGCCCGCTGCAGACATTGTCATGAAGTGCCTGTACGCCCTGCTGTTCATGTGAGCGAGTAA